From the genome of Elusimicrobiaceae bacterium, one region includes:
- a CDS encoding TM0106 family RecB-like putative nuclease codes for MDTLAQTLFNRFSAGRTPGESDFRASRMFSLTQDPFGLWCDYHAPRAEFFAENTRYDKARTDGDKSTKSDIIFAEHPDAVIIEGDSQSDTFLKTLQAMEAGAPAIGYPSLWDLPENVLGRATLLLKEHKGKSVFGKYHYRLIQLKRAGDLKDHYSLAAALLNRILGRIQQYQHPDMVISLRTKRVCILQRDWDERLDNALRLWRDIRDGSFKPETGRPPKAAQPPWRKYANHSAADSGALVMIPAIGYELREELREYGYQTTADIAAEDPLKFGILMGDQPGKDIYMSATAYKLGKPVIKKTGCFPPPRKKRNLYFDFEASDPVRAGDIAHVYLIGVYDREAGKYSSFLAHGHTEEEKIFREFIEFVGDPAQAVLYHWTTYEAHHMRKLAGVYPELAKSLTGLADACFDLMESVKDSFYLPAPGYSLKAVAPLFGFQWRQNDCGAMESMVFYWDWLKGNEDSIKKVLMYNEDDCVSMAVLDKALEAAEPAAVPWPDIPEPEEDSPGLEETP; via the coding sequence ATGGACACTCTAGCCCAGACTTTATTTAACCGCTTTTCAGCAGGAAGAACGCCCGGCGAATCAGACTTCAGGGCATCGCGGATGTTTTCGCTTACGCAGGATCCGTTCGGGCTGTGGTGCGACTACCATGCCCCGCGCGCCGAATTCTTCGCGGAAAACACCCGCTACGACAAAGCCCGCACCGACGGCGACAAATCCACCAAATCCGACATAATCTTCGCCGAACATCCCGACGCGGTCATTATTGAAGGCGACTCGCAGTCCGATACTTTTCTCAAAACGCTTCAGGCCATGGAAGCGGGTGCGCCCGCGATCGGCTATCCCAGCCTGTGGGATCTGCCGGAAAACGTTCTGGGCCGCGCCACTCTGCTTCTGAAAGAGCATAAAGGCAAATCAGTTTTCGGCAAATACCACTACCGGCTGATCCAGCTCAAGCGCGCAGGCGATCTGAAAGACCATTATTCGCTTGCGGCCGCGCTTTTAAACAGGATACTGGGCCGGATCCAGCAGTACCAGCATCCGGATATGGTGATTTCGCTACGGACCAAACGGGTCTGCATTCTGCAACGCGACTGGGATGAACGGCTCGACAACGCGCTCAGGCTCTGGCGCGACATACGCGACGGCAGTTTCAAACCCGAAACCGGCCGCCCGCCCAAGGCGGCCCAGCCGCCCTGGCGCAAATACGCCAACCACAGCGCGGCGGACAGCGGCGCGCTGGTCATGATCCCCGCGATCGGCTATGAACTGCGCGAAGAACTGCGCGAATACGGCTACCAGACAACGGCGGACATAGCCGCCGAAGATCCTCTCAAATTCGGTATTCTCATGGGCGACCAGCCCGGCAAAGACATTTATATGAGCGCGACAGCATACAAACTGGGCAAACCGGTCATAAAAAAAACCGGCTGTTTCCCGCCGCCGCGCAAAAAACGCAATCTGTATTTCGATTTTGAAGCGTCGGATCCGGTGCGCGCCGGCGATATCGCGCATGTATACCTTATAGGGGTATACGACCGGGAAGCGGGCAAATATTCCAGTTTCCTCGCGCACGGGCATACCGAGGAAGAAAAGATTTTCAGGGAATTCATCGAGTTCGTGGGCGATCCGGCGCAAGCCGTGCTTTACCACTGGACCACTTACGAAGCCCATCACATGCGGAAACTTGCCGGCGTGTACCCCGAACTGGCTAAAAGCCTGACCGGGCTGGCGGACGCCTGCTTCGACCTTATGGAATCGGTCAAAGACTCGTTCTATCTGCCTGCGCCGGGCTACTCGCTCAAGGCCGTGGCGCCGCTGTTCGGGTTCCAGTGGCGGCAGAACGACTGCGGCGCGATGGAATCAATGGTGTTTTACTGGGACTGGCTCAAAGGCAACGAAGACTCCATAAAAAAAGTGCTTATGTACAATGAAGACGACTGCGTTTCCATGGCGGTGCTGGACAAAGCGCTGGAAGCCGCCGAACCGGCCGCCGTGCCCTGGCCCGACATACCCGAACCGGAGGAAGATTCACCCGGCCTGGAGGAAACCCCATGA
- a CDS encoding PTS sugar transporter subunit IIA translates to MARPLKPSVNIQNLLSVERVLIINKHTEKNELIEKLVRKIADDYPDLPADFLLEKILQREQGISTTMDTGLSIPHARVDGIDNFIVALAVAPEGIMDPATPGVPIKVVFLFLSPSDAAFFQKHLQLLSLLSAKFQPEFVERLVSLKTAAQIMHAVAGSV, encoded by the coding sequence ATGGCGAGACCTTTAAAGCCGTCCGTAAATATTCAGAATCTGCTGAGCGTCGAGCGGGTGCTCATCATCAACAAGCATACCGAGAAAAACGAGCTTATTGAAAAACTTGTGCGCAAAATAGCGGACGATTACCCCGATCTTCCGGCGGATTTCCTGCTGGAGAAGATACTCCAGCGCGAGCAGGGCATCAGCACCACCATGGATACCGGCCTTAGCATTCCGCACGCGCGGGTTGACGGGATTGACAATTTTATCGTGGCCTTGGCGGTTGCGCCGGAAGGGATTATGGATCCCGCCACGCCCGGCGTGCCGATAAAGGTTGTATTCCTGTTCCTGTCGCCTTCGGACGCGGCGTTTTTCCAGAAACACCTGCAACTGCTTTCCTTGCTGTCGGCAAAATTCCAGCCGGAGTTTGTCGAGCGGCTTGTTTCACTCAAGACAGCGGCGCAGATAATGCATGCCGTGGCGGGAAGCGTCTGA
- the def gene encoding peptide deformylase: MAVLKICKYGEPILHRSLTEVDYAAAKDSLARIIEDMWETCLVMRGAGLAACQVGLDMRLVVIAVPQDDKSWRRLTLVNPVVTARTGRKVEEEGCLSLPGLFAEAVRAAKVTVRALNEKGIPVEITASGFLAKVMQHEIDHLDGHVFTERVVAAEKNRVKSEIRRLKKHWAGIDESKQVPDYENGFPWDA, from the coding sequence ATGGCTGTTTTGAAAATCTGCAAATACGGCGAGCCTATTCTGCACCGTTCTTTGACGGAGGTGGATTATGCCGCCGCGAAAGACTCGCTTGCCCGCATTATCGAGGATATGTGGGAAACCTGCCTTGTCATGCGCGGCGCGGGGCTGGCGGCCTGCCAGGTGGGGCTTGACATGCGGCTGGTGGTGATAGCCGTGCCGCAGGACGATAAGAGCTGGCGGCGGCTGACGCTTGTCAATCCCGTCGTAACCGCCAGAACGGGCCGGAAAGTGGAGGAAGAAGGGTGTCTTTCCCTGCCGGGCCTGTTCGCGGAAGCGGTGCGGGCGGCTAAAGTCACGGTGCGGGCGCTCAACGAAAAAGGTATTCCGGTTGAAATAACCGCTTCCGGGTTCCTTGCAAAAGTCATGCAGCATGAAATTGACCATCTGGACGGGCATGTGTTTACGGAGCGTGTCGTCGCCGCCGAGAAAAACCGCGTGAAGTCCGAAATCAGGCGGCTGAAAAAACACTGGGCCGGAATTGACGAAAGCAAACAGGTGCCCGATTATGAAAACGGTTTTCCTTGGGACGCCTGA
- the fmt gene encoding methionyl-tRNA formyltransferase, with amino-acid sequence MKTVFLGTPEPAVPFLHKTREMTDLRLVVTNSDKPCGRGMKISPSPVKNAALAAGLPVLAPCDIEEAREAVAAVAPDLGIVVACGHFLKPQFLATARHGYINIHFSLLPKYRGAAPVQWSLINGETETGVTAFWITKGMDTGDIFMSRKLDILPSDDAASLMRRLTALGADVLADTLNAVKSGRLIRKPQAGEPTFARMLAREDAWLDFRYSAAVVHNRIRGLALGPKAKALLRLPDGRRIAVQFVKTVVCLRPGRAGLEPGAIVRVETERGIIVQCKENTELGVLEVRPEGRNTVPARDFFSGMKLGPGDIFLSGAQRAV; translated from the coding sequence ATGAAAACGGTTTTCCTTGGGACGCCTGAACCGGCGGTTCCCTTCCTGCATAAAACGCGCGAAATGACGGATCTGAGGCTTGTTGTCACCAATTCCGACAAGCCCTGCGGCCGCGGCATGAAAATTTCGCCCAGCCCCGTAAAGAACGCAGCGCTGGCGGCGGGCCTGCCGGTGCTCGCTCCCTGCGATATCGAGGAAGCTCGGGAGGCGGTTGCCGCCGTCGCGCCTGATCTGGGCATAGTGGTTGCCTGCGGGCATTTTCTGAAGCCGCAGTTCCTGGCTACGGCCAGACACGGTTACATCAACATCCATTTTTCCCTGCTGCCGAAATACCGGGGCGCCGCGCCGGTGCAGTGGAGCCTTATCAACGGCGAAACCGAAACCGGCGTTACCGCGTTCTGGATAACCAAAGGCATGGATACCGGCGATATTTTCATGAGCCGCAAGCTCGATATTCTGCCGTCGGATGACGCCGCATCTCTAATGCGCCGCCTCACCGCGCTGGGCGCGGACGTGCTGGCCGACACTCTTAACGCGGTAAAAAGCGGCCGGCTGATCCGCAAACCGCAGGCCGGCGAGCCCACTTTTGCGCGGATGCTGGCCCGCGAGGACGCGTGGCTGGATTTCCGTTATTCTGCCGCTGTCGTGCATAACCGGATCCGCGGGCTGGCGCTGGGGCCTAAAGCGAAAGCCCTGCTCAGGCTGCCGGACGGGCGCAGGATTGCCGTGCAGTTTGTGAAAACGGTTGTCTGTTTGCGGCCGGGCCGGGCGGGCCTGGAACCGGGCGCAATCGTACGCGTTGAAACGGAGCGCGGTATTATTGTACAATGTAAAGAGAACACCGAACTGGGTGTGCTTGAAGTCCGGCCGGAGGGCAGAAATACCGTTCCGGCGCGGGATTTTTTTTCCGGCATGAAGCTCGGGCCGGGCGATATTTTTTTGAGCGGAGCGCAGCGGG